From a single Lolium rigidum isolate FL_2022 chromosome 7, APGP_CSIRO_Lrig_0.1, whole genome shotgun sequence genomic region:
- the LOC124679171 gene encoding putative glycine-rich cell wall structural protein 1, which yields MAKKVQVIATLLALNILFFTFANATGRPCPPSGGSGGGGSGGGGGGGGGGGGNCGGNCGGGGNGGGGGGGGGGGGNCGGNCGGGGNGGGGGNGGGGNGGGGNGGGGNGGGGNGGGGNNNGTQCPVDALKLGVCANVLGLLNVTLGSPPVQPCCSLIRGLVDLEAAVCLCTALRLTLLGINVNLPINLSLVLNNCGRNAPSGFQCPN from the coding sequence ATGGCGAAGAAAGTGCAAGTGATCGCTACGCTCCTGGCCCTGAACATTCTCTTCTTCACCTTCGCCAATGCCACCGGACGTCCCTGCCCTCCAAGCGGGGGCAGCGGCGGGGGTGggagtggtggcggtggcggaggagggggcgggggaggcggcAATTGCGGCGGCAACTGTGGTGGCGGCGGGAAcggaggtggtggcggaggagggggcgggggaggcggcAACTGTGGCGGCAACTGTGGTGGCGGCGGGAACGGTGGTGGAGGCGGGAACGGTGGCGGCGGCAATGGGGGTGGCGGAAACGGTGGTGGCGGAAACGGAGGTGGCGGCAATGGCGGCGGCGGGAATAACAACGGTACCCAGTGCCCGGTGGACGCGCTGAAGCTGGGAGTGTGCGCGAACGTGCTCGGGCTGCTGAACGTGACTCTGGGGAGCCCGCCCGTGCAGCCGTGCTGCTCGCTGATCCGGGGGCTGgtggacctggaggcggcggtgTGCCTGTGCACGGCGCTCAGGCTCACCCTTCTAGGCATCAACGTGAACCTCCCTATCAATCTCAGCCTCGTCCTCAACAACTGCGGCAGGAACGCCCCCTCCGGCTTCCAGTGCCCCAATTGA